One genomic region from Anabaena sp. PCC 7108 encodes:
- a CDS encoding type II toxin-antitoxin system ParD family antitoxin: MTIQIKPELEQIIQAQIATGRYTNPEDVISKALKLLLEWDKGYQNWVEETREKVDVAIEQLDRGEGIDGDVVISQLRDKLRQAREIQG, translated from the coding sequence ATGACTATTCAAATTAAACCGGAATTAGAGCAAATTATTCAAGCGCAAATTGCAACGGGTAGATATACAAATCCTGAAGATGTAATTAGTAAGGCTTTGAAGTTGCTTTTGGAGTGGGATAAGGGTTATCAGAATTGGGTGGAGGAAACACGGGAAAAGGTTGATGTTGCTATTGAACAATTGGATAGAGGTGAAGGTATTGATGGAGATGTTGTGATTTCACAATTGCGGGATAAGTTGCGTCAAGCGAGAGAAATACAAGGATGA
- a CDS encoding putative toxin-antitoxin system toxin component, PIN family, whose amino-acid sequence MNHKLIVIDTNVLLSAALSPDGTVRKALDKAYKQFKIAQSEETYQELKTLIYKPKFNKYISDEERQDFLEVVKKNSQFIEIKTQIDICRDSDDNKFLELAKDANAEFLITGDQDLLSLKTLAEYQNQIITPRDFLNLD is encoded by the coding sequence ATGAATCATAAACTAATTGTCATTGACACCAATGTTTTACTTAGTGCTGCACTCAGTCCAGATGGAACAGTCCGTAAAGCCCTAGATAAAGCCTATAAACAATTCAAAATAGCTCAAAGCGAGGAAACTTATCAAGAATTAAAAACACTAATTTATAAACCTAAATTCAATAAATATATCTCCGATGAAGAACGACAAGATTTTTTAGAAGTAGTCAAAAAAAATAGCCAATTTATAGAAATAAAAACTCAAATAGATATCTGTAGAGATTCAGATGATAACAAATTTTTAGAACTTGCAAAAGATGCCAACGCCGAATTTTTGATCACAGGAGATCAAGACCTTTTATCACTTAAAACTCTAGCCGAATATCAAAACCAGATTATTACACCGAGAGACTTTTTAAACCTTGATTAA
- a CDS encoding XisI protein, translating into METLNYQEIVKDIISKYAKDQAEEDLEHTEIVFDTERDIYLLLYTGWKDENRIYGCPIHISIKDGKIWIERDFTEEGIPHQLVELGVPKTDIVLAFRSPYVRQFTGFASV; encoded by the coding sequence ATGGAAACCTTAAATTATCAAGAGATAGTAAAAGATATTATCTCTAAATACGCAAAAGACCAAGCAGAGGAAGATTTAGAACACACAGAAATTGTGTTTGATACAGAACGGGATATTTATTTATTGTTATATACAGGATGGAAGGATGAAAATAGAATTTATGGTTGTCCCATTCATATTAGTATTAAAGATGGTAAAATTTGGATTGAAAGAGATTTTACGGAAGAAGGAATTCCTCATCAATTAGTAGAGTTAGGAGTACCGAAAACAGATATTGTTTTAGCTTTTAGATCACCTTATGTGAGACAGTTTACTGGGTTTGCATCGGTTTAG
- a CDS encoding XisH family protein, translated as MSAKDIFHNTVKIALEKENWQITDDPLYLRLTALVKIRIDLDAEKLIDAEKDNHKIAVEVKSFLGLSAISEFHTAIGQFLNYRIALGQQDPERILYLAISQDIYQEFFTDSFIQTVLQTYEIKLLVFDINKEEIVLWKP; from the coding sequence ATGTCAGCAAAAGATATATTTCACAATACAGTTAAAATAGCCTTAGAAAAGGAGAATTGGCAAATTACTGATGATCCTTTATATTTGCGCCTAACAGCATTAGTTAAAATTAGGATAGATTTAGATGCAGAAAAGTTAATTGACGCTGAGAAAGATAATCACAAGATAGCCGTAGAAGTAAAAAGTTTTCTAGGACTTTCAGCAATTTCTGAATTTCATACAGCTATTGGTCAATTTTTAAATTATAGGATAGCATTAGGACAGCAAGACCCCGAAAGAATATTATATTTAGCTATATCTCAAGACATATATCAAGAGTTTTTTACTGATAGTTTCATTCAAACTGTTTTACAAACTTATGAGATTAAATTATTAGTTTTTGACATTAATAAGGAGGAAATAGTGTTATGGAAACCTTAA
- a CDS encoding XisI protein, with amino-acid sequence MEGMNYPELVKTVLARHTENHRSEGTEKELIFDCERNSYLVVHVGWQNNERAYGTVIHVDIRDGKIWIQRDLTEEGVASELVELGVPKTDIVLGFKSPVVREFTGFAVG; translated from the coding sequence ATGGAAGGAATGAATTATCCTGAATTAGTAAAAACCGTGTTAGCAAGACATACCGAAAATCATAGATCAGAAGGAACAGAAAAGGAGTTAATTTTTGATTGTGAAAGAAATAGTTATTTAGTAGTTCATGTAGGATGGCAGAATAACGAAAGGGCTTATGGTACAGTTATTCATGTAGATATTAGAGATGGAAAAATCTGGATTCAGCGAGATTTAACTGAAGAAGGTGTAGCTAGTGAACTGGTAGAATTAGGAGTACCAAAAACCGATATAGTTTTAGGTTTTAAATCTCCTGTTGTGAGGGAATTTACTGGTTTTGCAGTGGGTTAG
- a CDS encoding XisH family protein: MSAKDFFHNAVRLALEKDGWLITNDPLSFTVDGLDFRIDLGAERLLGAEKEGQKIAVEVKSFLGQSEVTEFHTALGQTLNYRTVLRKKEPNRILYLAIGNDIYKEFFLIPFIQEIIAEHKLKLLIFEIIKQEIVLWKE; the protein is encoded by the coding sequence ATGTCAGCAAAAGATTTTTTTCATAATGCAGTCAGGTTAGCTTTAGAAAAAGATGGTTGGTTAATTACTAATGATCCTTTATCATTTACAGTAGATGGTCTTGACTTTAGAATTGATTTAGGAGCAGAAAGACTATTAGGAGCAGAAAAAGAAGGTCAAAAAATAGCAGTTGAGGTAAAATCTTTTTTAGGACAATCTGAGGTTACTGAATTTCATACAGCTTTAGGACAAACACTTAATTATCGTACTGTTTTAAGAAAAAAAGAACCCAACCGTATCTTATATCTAGCAATTGGTAATGACATATACAAAGAGTTTTTTCTAATTCCGTTTATTCAAGAAATAATTGCTGAACATAAATTAAAATTATTGATTTTTGAAATTATTAAACAGGAGATTGTTTTATGGAAGGAATGA
- a CDS encoding RNA-directed DNA polymerase, which translates to MTENNSPLIQTKDFISSGFFPKELVPAFTTEGLANNLDKVNDIVQATLPKHFSQCSYYSFPKSKYSRRNLAIPNPLHQIILCNTLSDNWATLRQKIETSPLYKPLLFCYDRSNQSLSETEPYPGMESSPIPDLSIKRAVSANYKDLLDWRVIHSSGYSYCLHTDISRFYSTIYTHSIPWAIHGKYISKKNKNKEDGECAIGNKIDRCVRNTQEQQTKGIPIGTDSSLVIAEIIGSAIDKKLNELLGSTLSGFRYMDDYYLYFNSLSEAELALSQLHKIFHDFELETNSEKTFIVELPESIEPIWVSEMRRHPIDNQNKTEQRNDLITYFSKLFEYSKIFTDDFVIKYGLRRISKTKIKSENWEIYEAFILQSILFAPNALVIATEILWAYSKLEYNLNKERISLTINSLILRHSILNHSHEVSWALWLSKTLNIPIEENTFKAICELEDSVVALVALDLYQNHNTLIRGTFEFEKWKSIVTPDDYNNNLYSKNWLLCYEASIKGFFSNVSQSEYMNNNNQFFSTLKNNNITFYNHDNQVQDLLEYIDNDEADDEADDDTSSNSWMSY; encoded by the coding sequence ATGACGGAAAATAATTCTCCCCTTATTCAGACCAAAGATTTTATTAGCAGTGGTTTTTTTCCTAAAGAGTTAGTCCCAGCATTTACAACAGAAGGACTTGCAAATAATCTTGATAAAGTGAACGATATTGTTCAAGCCACTTTACCAAAACATTTTAGTCAGTGTTCTTATTATTCATTCCCAAAAAGTAAATATTCTCGTCGTAATTTAGCAATTCCTAATCCTCTGCATCAAATCATCTTATGTAATACATTATCTGATAATTGGGCAACTCTGAGACAAAAGATCGAAACTTCTCCTTTATATAAACCATTACTTTTTTGCTATGACAGAAGTAATCAATCCTTATCAGAAACTGAACCCTATCCAGGTATGGAATCTTCTCCTATTCCTGATTTAAGTATTAAACGGGCTGTATCTGCCAATTATAAAGATTTGTTAGATTGGCGAGTTATTCATTCATCAGGTTATTCTTATTGTCTTCATACTGATATTTCAAGATTTTATTCTACTATTTATACTCATAGTATTCCGTGGGCGATTCATGGGAAATATATCTCCAAAAAAAATAAAAATAAGGAAGATGGAGAATGTGCAATAGGCAATAAAATTGATCGTTGTGTTCGTAATACGCAAGAGCAACAAACTAAAGGTATTCCTATCGGAACTGATTCATCATTAGTTATAGCTGAAATTATTGGTTCTGCTATAGATAAAAAACTTAACGAACTATTAGGTTCTACTTTATCTGGATTTCGTTATATGGATGATTATTATTTATATTTTAACTCTCTTTCAGAGGCAGAACTGGCACTCTCTCAACTACATAAAATATTTCACGATTTTGAATTAGAAACTAACTCAGAGAAAACATTTATTGTTGAACTTCCTGAATCTATTGAGCCGATTTGGGTTTCAGAAATGAGAAGACATCCTATTGATAATCAAAACAAAACAGAACAGCGCAATGATCTTATAACTTATTTTAGTAAATTATTTGAATATTCCAAAATATTTACAGATGATTTTGTAATTAAATATGGTCTTCGTAGAATTAGTAAAACTAAAATAAAATCCGAGAATTGGGAAATTTATGAAGCGTTTATACTGCAATCAATCTTATTCGCACCTAACGCCTTAGTTATCGCTACGGAAATACTATGGGCATATTCTAAATTAGAATATAACTTAAACAAAGAAAGAATATCTTTAACTATTAATTCGCTAATTTTACGTCATAGTATTTTGAATCATAGTCATGAAGTCTCATGGGCATTGTGGCTAAGTAAGACGCTGAATATACCAATTGAAGAAAACACATTTAAGGCAATTTGTGAATTAGAGGATTCTGTTGTTGCACTTGTCGCTTTAGATTTATATCAAAATCATAATACTCTTATTAGAGGTACATTTGAATTTGAGAAATGGAAAAGTATAGTCACACCCGACGATTATAATAATAATTTATATTCTAAAAATTGGCTTTTATGTTATGAAGCTAGTATAAAAGGATTTTTTTCTAATGTTAGCCAAAGCGAATATATGAACAATAATAATCAATTCTTTTCTACATTAAAAAATAACAATATAACTTTCTACAACCATGACAATCAAGTTCAAGATTTATTAGAATATATAGATAATGATGAAGCAGATGATGAAGCAGATGATGATACAAGTAGCAATAGTTGGATGTCATACTAA
- a CDS encoding XisI protein, producing the protein MEGINYPELVQTVLARHTESHLAKGTEIQLILDNQKNHYLVIHLGWEGEKRTYGSVIHVDIKDGKIWIQCDFTEEGVANELVELGVPKTDIVLGFRSPYVRQFTGFASV; encoded by the coding sequence ATGGAAGGAATAAATTACCCTGAATTAGTACAAACAGTATTAGCAAGACATACAGAAAGTCATTTAGCTAAGGGAACGGAAATACAATTAATACTTGATAATCAAAAAAATCACTATTTAGTAATTCATCTAGGTTGGGAAGGTGAAAAACGAACTTATGGTTCGGTGATTCATGTTGATATTAAGGATGGAAAAATCTGGATACAGTGTGATTTTACAGAGGAAGGAGTAGCTAATGAGTTGGTAGAGTTAGGAGTACCAAAAACAGATATTGTTTTAGGTTTTAGATCACCTTATGTGAGACAATTTACTGGTTTTGCATCGGTTTAG
- a CDS encoding XisH family protein, with product MSAKDFFHNAVRLALEKDGWLITDDPLRFIVDTIEFRLDLGAERLLAAEKEGEKIAVEIKSFLGKSAISEFHTALGQTLNYRYILGREAPDRILYLAISYEIYTAFFLIPVIQEIIAEYKLKLLIFETRKEQIVLWKE from the coding sequence ATGTCAGCAAAAGATTTTTTTCACAATGCAGTTAGGTTAGCTTTAGAAAAAGATGGTTGGTTAATTACTGACGATCCTTTAAGATTTATAGTAGATACTATAGAATTTCGTCTTGATTTAGGAGCGGAAAGACTTCTAGCAGCAGAAAAAGAAGGAGAAAAAATAGCAGTTGAAATAAAATCTTTTTTGGGAAAATCAGCGATTAGTGAATTTCATACAGCTTTAGGACAAACACTTAATTACCGTTATATTTTAGGAAGAGAAGCACCTGATCGTATTTTATATTTAGCAATTAGTTATGAAATCTATACAGCTTTTTTTCTGATACCTGTGATTCAAGAAATAATTGCTGAATATAAATTAAAATTATTGATATTTGAAACTAGGAAGGAGCAGATTGTTTTATGGAAGGAATAA